A portion of the Aphelocoma coerulescens isolate FSJ_1873_10779 chromosome 1, UR_Acoe_1.0, whole genome shotgun sequence genome contains these proteins:
- the NMS gene encoding neuromedin-S isoform X1: MPSAPPALPWLLAACCLCALPRGSGFPQPFSRSRDGVELPQNQQLALCFSQWMEMSDQPQISSTVLDLCYSIFNSMHKNEESQIASAKFTKKDSHGTLGRPFFLFRPRNGRTIEGSEYRGI; this comes from the exons ATGCCCTCGGCGCCGCCCGCCctgccctggctcctggccgCCTGCTGCCTCTGCGCCCTCCCGCGGGGCTCAG GGTTCCCGCAGCCTTTCTCGCGCTCCCGGGACGGTGTGGAGCTGCCCCAAAACCAG CAACTGGCACTGTGTTTCAGTCAATGGATGGAAATGTCCGATCAGCCCCAG ATCTCCAGCACTGTTTTGGATCTCTGTTATTCCATATTCAACAGCATGCATAAAAATGAG GAATCACAGATTGCTTCTGCAAAGTTTACAAAGAAG GACAGTCATGGAACACTGGGGCggcctttcttccttttcagg CCTCGAAATGGAAGAACTATTGAAGGCAGTG AATACCGTGGAATATGA
- the NMS gene encoding neuromedin-S isoform X2 has protein sequence MPSAPPALPWLLAACCLCALPRGSGFPQPFSRSRDGVELPQNQQLALCFSQWMEMSDQPQISSTVLDLCYSIFNSMHKNEDSHGTLGRPFFLFRPRNGRTIEGSEYRGI, from the exons ATGCCCTCGGCGCCGCCCGCCctgccctggctcctggccgCCTGCTGCCTCTGCGCCCTCCCGCGGGGCTCAG GGTTCCCGCAGCCTTTCTCGCGCTCCCGGGACGGTGTGGAGCTGCCCCAAAACCAG CAACTGGCACTGTGTTTCAGTCAATGGATGGAAATGTCCGATCAGCCCCAG ATCTCCAGCACTGTTTTGGATCTCTGTTATTCCATATTCAACAGCATGCATAAAAATGAG GACAGTCATGGAACACTGGGGCggcctttcttccttttcagg CCTCGAAATGGAAGAACTATTGAAGGCAGTG AATACCGTGGAATATGA
- the PDCL3 gene encoding phosducin-like protein 3, producing MQDPNKDTEWNDILRKKGILPPKENLEEQERAKEEEQFAILQKSLVKTYEDMTLEELEENEDEFNEEDEKAIEMYRQQRLAEMKAAQMKNKFGEVLEISGKDYVQEVTKAGKGIWVVLHLYRQGIPLCALINQHMSELAKKFRDVKFIKAISTTCIPNYPDKNLPTIFVYLEGDIRAQFIGPLVFGGMNLTRDELEWKISESGAIKTDLEENPRKQIQDQLMSSIRACVPARGDSDSEDD from the exons ATGCAG GATCCAAATAAAGACACAGAGTGGAATGACATTCTGCGCAAGAAAGGTATCCTTCCTCCAAAGGAAAACTTGGAGGAACAGGAACGTGCAAAGGAAGAAGAGCAGTTTGCCATCCTTCAGAAATCTCTTG TGAAAACTTATGAGGACATGACTCTGGAAGAGCTAGAAGAGAATGAAGACGAATTTaatgaggaagatgagaaaGCTATTGAAATGTACAG GCAGCAAAGGTTAGCAGAAATGAAGGCAGCTCAAATGAAGAATAAATTCGGGGAAGTCTTGGAGATTTCGGGAAAAGATTATGTTCAAGAGGTTacaaaagctggaaaaggtATATGGGTAGTCTTGCACCTCTACAGACAAGG AATTCCACTCTGTGCCTTAATAAATCAACATATGAGTGAGCTTGCAAAGAAGTTCAGAGATGTGAAATTCATCAAAGCCATCTCTACCACCTGCATTCCCAACTACCCCGATAAGAACCTGCCTACAATATTTGTGTACCTGGAGGGAGACATCAGAGCTCAGTTCATTGGGCCTTTGGTGTTCGGTGGCATGAACCTGACACGGGATG AATTGGAgtggaagatttcagagtcggGTGCCATCAAGACAGACCTCGAAGAGAACCCCAGGAAGCAGATTCAGGACCAGCTCATGTCCTCAATCAGGGCGTGTGTCCCAGCCAGGGGCGACAGTGACTCAGAGGATGACTAA
- the LOC138105708 gene encoding late histone H2A.L3-like — protein MSGRGKKQAVAGKAGRASRRSKSARAGLQFPVGRVYRFLQRGKYADRIASGAAIYLAAVMEYMVAEVLELAGNAAHDNNKTRILPRHIQLAVRSDEELNKFFACVTIPQGGVVPKILSQLLPKKTSRTVASSQEYGGNH, from the coding sequence ATGTCTGGACGTGGAAAGAAACAAGCAGTGGCTGGCAAGGCTGGAAGGGCATCAAGGAGAAGCAAATCAGCCAGGGCAGGTCTGCAGTTCCCTGTGGGTCGTGTCTATAGATTCCTCCAAAGAGGGAAGTACGCTGATAGGATTGCTTCTGGTGCTGCCATCTACCTGGCTGCAGTAATGGAGTACATGGTAGCAGAGGtcctggagctggcagggaatgCTGCACATGACAACAATAAAACAAGGATCCTGCCAAGGCACATTCAGCTGGCTGTGAGAAGTGATGAAGAGCTGAACAAATTCTTTGCCTGTGTGACCATTCCTCAAGGCGGGGTTGTACCAAAGATCCTCTCTCAGCTCCTTCCAAAGAAAACTAGTAGAACTGTTGCTTCGTCTCAGGAATATGGTGGTAACCACTGA